The following proteins are encoded in a genomic region of Stutzerimonas stutzeri:
- a CDS encoding glutamine synthetase family protein: MPIDRHEAQAFLDAHPEVRCIELFLIDANGIPRGKLLHRDELLAIYDHGRPLPSSILALTVQGTDVEESGLVWEVADADCWTEPLPGSLTLQPWRNAPTGQVQVSMHPDRGLPAAVADPRHVLVRTLEALKADGYHPVMAVELEFYLLDRERDSDGRPQPARQGNGVRPSAPQVYGVYELEQLQPFLDDLYAACEVQGLPLRTAISEYAPGQLELTLEHRFDALQAIDEGVRYKRLVKGVANKHGLSACFMAKPFGDQAGSGMHLHVSLADAEGNNLMASDDPCGTPLLRHAIGGMMATLDDALGIFCPNANSFRRFQANSYAPLARSWGVNNRTVSFRVPGGPAASRHIEHRICGADANPYLAAAAVLAGVHLGIRGQIDPGAATVGNGYEQVRDTLATDWLTALRNLEASSWAREAFGAEFLDVFLAIKWAEYRQFMGEVGEQDWRWYLNHA; encoded by the coding sequence ATGCCTATCGACCGACACGAGGCGCAAGCCTTTCTGGACGCGCACCCTGAGGTGCGCTGCATCGAACTGTTTCTCATCGACGCCAATGGCATCCCGCGCGGCAAGCTGCTGCACCGCGACGAACTGCTGGCGATTTACGACCATGGGCGGCCGCTGCCCAGCTCGATTCTGGCGCTGACGGTGCAGGGCACCGATGTCGAGGAGAGCGGGCTGGTCTGGGAGGTCGCCGACGCCGATTGCTGGACTGAGCCGCTACCCGGTAGCCTGACGTTGCAACCCTGGCGCAATGCGCCCACCGGTCAGGTTCAGGTAAGCATGCACCCGGACCGTGGGCTGCCGGCGGCGGTGGCCGATCCGCGGCATGTGCTGGTCCGCACGCTCGAGGCGTTGAAGGCCGACGGCTACCACCCGGTGATGGCGGTGGAGCTGGAGTTCTACCTGCTCGATCGGGAGCGCGATAGCGACGGTCGCCCGCAGCCGGCCCGGCAGGGGAACGGAGTCCGGCCGAGCGCGCCGCAGGTCTACGGCGTCTATGAGCTAGAGCAATTGCAGCCGTTTCTCGACGACCTCTATGCGGCCTGCGAAGTGCAGGGCCTGCCGCTGCGCACGGCCATTTCCGAATATGCGCCGGGCCAGCTGGAACTGACGCTCGAGCATCGGTTTGACGCGCTTCAGGCCATTGACGAGGGCGTGCGCTACAAGCGGCTGGTCAAGGGCGTGGCGAACAAGCACGGGCTGAGCGCCTGCTTCATGGCCAAGCCCTTCGGCGACCAGGCCGGCAGTGGCATGCACCTGCATGTCAGTCTGGCCGATGCCGAGGGCAACAACCTGATGGCCTCGGACGACCCTTGCGGAACACCGCTGTTGCGCCATGCCATCGGCGGCATGATGGCCACGCTCGACGATGCCCTGGGAATTTTCTGCCCCAACGCCAATTCATTCCGCCGTTTCCAGGCCAACAGCTATGCGCCGCTGGCCCGCAGCTGGGGCGTGAACAACCGCACGGTGTCCTTCCGGGTGCCGGGCGGGCCGGCGGCCAGCCGGCATATCGAGCATCGCATCTGCGGCGCCGACGCCAACCCCTACCTGGCGGCCGCGGCGGTGCTGGCCGGCGTGCACCTGGGTATTCGTGGGCAAATCGACCCCGGCGCAGCCACCGTCGGCAACGGCTACGAGCAGGTGCGGGACACCCTGGCTACCGACTGGCTGACGGCGCTGCGCAACCTGGAGGCCTCGAGCTGGGCGCGCGAGGCGTTCGGCGCCGAATTTCTCGACGTCTTCCTGGCGATCAAGTGGGCCGAGTACCGGCAGTTCATGGGCGAGGTGGGCGAGCAGGACTGGCGCTGGTATCTCAACCACGCCTGA